A genomic region of Streptomyces sp. R33 contains the following coding sequences:
- the mgtA gene encoding magnesium-translocating P-type ATPase, giving the protein MTMLTPRTPARLAPPGRGRRERKAAELESRTRRAGEQLAGFSARPGAQVLQDLSATPGGLTHAEAALRLERHGANVVAHERAPRWWVRLAKAFRNPFIAVLVFLAAVMWWQDPADPGVVILSVMVGVSGLLRFWQEFRSGRAAEALKELVTTTCAVQRRAGSGAGAATVEVPMDQVVPGDVVKLAAGDLIPADLRLITAKDLMVGQAALSGESLPVAKADAPPRSAGGTPTEDLGQFETTDPVEADNLVLMGTSVTSGTATGVVVATGADTYFGSMAGSLVGERPQTNFDNGVRKVSFLLIRFMLVMVPVVFAINGLTKGDWDEAFLFGIAVAVGLTPEMLPMVVSANLARGAVAMSQRKVVVKRLNAIQNLGAMDVLCTDKTGTLTEDRIVLDRYLDVHGNEDDEVLEYGYLNSHFQTGLRNLMDQAVINRVDEAEEVVVDARFSMVDEIPFDFARRRMSVVLDRNRIVGAPGRPEHVLITKGAVEEVLDLCTHVRDRGRRVELTGQLRSHVTRIAEDNNRRGLRVLAVATCTMSSPRDTYSVADEEQLTLVGFLAFLDPPKADAARALQGLADKGIAVKVVTGDNDLVAARVCADVGIDVGHVVLGAEIDALDDAALRALAARTTVFAKVNPVQKARIVRALQAGGHTVGFLGDGINDAAALRDADVGISVDTAVDIAKESADIILLEKDLTVLEQGVIQGRTTFGNTIKYIKMTASSNFGNVFSVLVASAFIPFQPMLAIMLLVQNLVYDIAQLATPWDRMDEEYLRKPRNWDAKGIGRFMVCIGPISSVFDIAMFVIMWNVFGADSEADQALFQSGWFIEGLLSQTLIVHMIRTRKIPFIQSRASWPVMVMTVLAVLTGLYLPFSPLAASLGFVPLPTGYFPWLIGVLLAYCALTQLLKTLYIRRFGTWL; this is encoded by the coding sequence ATGACCATGCTCACCCCCCGTACCCCGGCCAGGCTCGCACCGCCGGGCAGGGGCCGCCGCGAGCGCAAGGCCGCCGAGCTGGAGTCCCGTACCCGGCGCGCCGGCGAGCAGCTCGCCGGATTCAGCGCCCGCCCCGGCGCCCAGGTCCTGCAGGACCTCTCCGCCACCCCGGGCGGCCTCACGCACGCCGAGGCGGCGCTGCGCCTGGAGCGGCACGGCGCCAACGTCGTCGCCCACGAGCGCGCCCCGCGCTGGTGGGTCCGGCTCGCGAAGGCGTTCCGGAACCCCTTCATCGCCGTCCTGGTCTTCCTGGCCGCCGTCATGTGGTGGCAGGACCCGGCCGATCCGGGCGTCGTCATCCTCTCCGTGATGGTGGGGGTCAGCGGACTGCTGCGCTTCTGGCAGGAGTTCCGCTCCGGCCGCGCCGCCGAAGCACTGAAGGAGCTCGTCACCACCACCTGCGCGGTGCAGCGCCGGGCCGGCAGCGGCGCGGGGGCGGCCACCGTCGAGGTGCCCATGGACCAGGTGGTCCCGGGCGATGTGGTGAAGCTGGCCGCCGGTGACCTGATCCCGGCCGACCTGCGGCTGATCACCGCCAAGGACCTGATGGTCGGCCAGGCCGCGCTCTCCGGCGAGTCCCTGCCGGTGGCCAAGGCCGACGCTCCCCCTCGCTCCGCCGGGGGGACCCCCACGGAGGACCTCGGCCAGTTCGAGACCACCGACCCGGTCGAGGCCGACAACCTGGTCCTCATGGGGACTTCGGTCACCTCCGGCACCGCCACCGGCGTGGTCGTCGCCACCGGCGCCGACACCTACTTCGGCTCGATGGCCGGCTCGCTGGTCGGCGAGCGCCCGCAGACCAACTTCGACAACGGCGTGCGCAAGGTCAGCTTCCTGCTGATCCGCTTCATGCTGGTCATGGTCCCGGTCGTGTTCGCGATCAACGGCCTCACCAAAGGCGACTGGGACGAGGCGTTCCTCTTCGGCATCGCCGTCGCGGTCGGCCTGACCCCCGAGATGCTGCCCATGGTCGTCTCCGCGAACCTGGCGCGCGGCGCGGTCGCCATGTCCCAGCGCAAGGTCGTCGTCAAGCGCCTCAACGCGATCCAGAACCTCGGCGCGATGGACGTGCTCTGCACGGACAAGACCGGCACCCTCACCGAGGACCGGATCGTCCTGGACCGCTACCTGGACGTGCACGGCAACGAGGACGACGAGGTCCTGGAGTACGGCTACCTCAACTCGCACTTCCAGACCGGACTGAGGAACCTGATGGACCAGGCGGTCATCAACCGGGTCGACGAGGCCGAGGAGGTTGTCGTCGACGCACGGTTCTCGATGGTCGACGAGATCCCCTTCGACTTCGCCCGCCGGCGGATGTCCGTGGTCCTGGACCGCAACCGCATCGTCGGCGCCCCCGGCCGCCCCGAGCACGTCCTGATCACCAAAGGCGCGGTGGAGGAGGTCCTGGACCTGTGCACCCACGTGCGCGACCGCGGCCGGAGGGTCGAACTCACCGGGCAGCTGCGCAGCCACGTCACCCGCATCGCCGAGGACAACAACCGCCGGGGCCTGCGCGTCCTCGCCGTCGCCACCTGCACGATGAGCAGCCCGCGCGACACCTATTCCGTCGCGGACGAGGAGCAGCTGACCCTGGTCGGCTTCCTCGCCTTCCTCGACCCGCCGAAGGCCGACGCGGCCCGGGCCCTCCAGGGCCTGGCCGACAAGGGCATCGCGGTCAAGGTCGTCACCGGCGACAACGACCTCGTCGCCGCCCGGGTCTGCGCGGACGTCGGCATCGACGTCGGGCACGTGGTGCTCGGCGCCGAGATCGACGCCCTCGACGACGCGGCACTGCGCGCGCTGGCCGCCCGTACGACGGTCTTCGCCAAGGTCAACCCGGTGCAGAAGGCCCGGATCGTACGGGCCCTGCAGGCCGGCGGCCACACCGTCGGCTTCCTCGGGGACGGCATCAACGACGCCGCCGCGCTGCGTGACGCCGATGTCGGCATCTCCGTCGACACCGCGGTCGACATCGCGAAGGAGTCGGCGGACATCATCCTGCTCGAGAAGGACCTGACCGTCCTGGAGCAGGGCGTGATCCAGGGCCGGACCACCTTCGGCAACACGATCAAGTACATCAAGATGACGGCGTCGTCGAACTTCGGCAACGTCTTCTCGGTCCTGGTGGCGAGCGCGTTCATCCCGTTCCAGCCGATGCTCGCGATCATGCTGCTCGTGCAGAACCTGGTCTACGACATCGCCCAGCTGGCGACCCCGTGGGACCGGATGGACGAGGAGTACCTGAGGAAGCCCCGCAACTGGGACGCCAAGGGCATCGGCCGGTTCATGGTCTGCATCGGCCCGATCAGCTCGGTCTTCGACATCGCGATGTTCGTGATCATGTGGAACGTGTTCGGCGCCGACAGCGAGGCCGACCAGGCGCTGTTCCAGTCCGGCTGGTTCATCGAGGGGCTGCTCTCGCAGACCCTGATCGTCCACATGATCCGTACCCGGAAGATCCCCTTCATCCAGTCCCGGGCATCCTGGCCGGTGATGGTGATGACCGTCCTCGCGGTGCTGACCGGGCTGTACCTGCCCTTCTCGCCGCTGGCCGCATCGCTGGGCTTCGTACCCCTGCCGACGGGCTACTTCCCGTGGCTGATCGGCG